A genomic region of Minwuia thermotolerans contains the following coding sequences:
- the urtD gene encoding urea ABC transporter ATP-binding protein UrtD, producing MAQQLTDSILYLDGVSVSFDGFKALNDLSLVMGRGEMRAIIGPNGAGKTTMMDVITGKTRPDKGEVFFEGSVDLTKHDEASIAELGIGRKFQKPTVFETQTVFDNLELALKADRSVLATLLWRRSKEADQRIDEILAITRLGDHRDRLAGSLSHGQKQWLEIGMLLAQDPKLLLVDEPAAGMTDDETAETAILLKDIAKTHSVVVVEHDMTFVRDLGVRVTVLHEGSVLAEGSLDTVSANERVVEVYLGR from the coding sequence ATGGCGCAGCAACTGACCGACAGCATTCTCTATCTCGACGGCGTCAGCGTTTCCTTCGACGGATTCAAGGCGTTGAACGATCTCTCGCTCGTCATGGGCAGGGGCGAGATGCGGGCCATCATCGGCCCCAACGGCGCCGGCAAGACGACCATGATGGACGTCATCACCGGCAAGACCCGCCCCGACAAGGGCGAGGTCTTCTTCGAAGGCAGCGTCGACCTGACGAAACACGATGAGGCGTCGATCGCCGAACTCGGCATCGGGCGGAAATTCCAGAAGCCGACGGTCTTCGAAACCCAGACGGTGTTCGACAATCTGGAGCTGGCGCTGAAGGCCGACCGCTCGGTCCTCGCGACCCTGCTGTGGCGGCGTTCGAAGGAGGCAGACCAGCGCATCGACGAGATACTGGCGATCACGCGTCTCGGCGACCACAGGGACCGTCTGGCGGGCTCGTTGAGCCACGGCCAGAAGCAGTGGCTGGAGATCGGCATGCTGCTGGCGCAGGATCCGAAGCTGTTGCTGGTCGACGAGCCGGCGGCCGGCATGACCGACGACGAAACGGCGGAGACGGCGATCCTGCTGAAGGACATCGCGAAGACGCATTCGGTCGTGGTGGTCGAGCACGACATGACCTTCGTGCGCGATCTGGGCGTCAGGGTCACGGTGCTGCACGAGGGCTCGGTCCTGGCCGAGGGTTCCCTCGACACCGTCAGCGCCAACGAGCGCGTCGTCGAAGTCTATCTGGGGAGGTGA